The genomic interval ATCCCGAGCGCGATAGATCTGCGACACCGGCCCAAAGAATTCAGCATGCGCGGTATCGGAATCAAGGGGAATATCGGTAAGAATCATCGGGGGGAAGAAAGAACCATGCTCGGGTATTACTACGCCTAGCTCCTCTACTGTTGCGCCTTCGCTTCGCGCCTTTTCTACTAGCTTTCCAAGGTCGTCGGCTGCCTGCTGAGAAGATAGAGGCGCCAGCTGAGTCTCGGGGTCCATGGGGTCCCCGGCTTTTAGTTCTGCAACTTTGGCTTTGTATTGGTTAAGGAAGGCGTCATAAAGCCCCTCTTCAACGATGATGCGCTTGGAGGAACAGCACACCTGCCCGGCATTCCAATGCCGACCAAAGACAGCCCACTCGACAGCTTTATCCAGCTGGGCATCATTGAGCACGATGAAAGCATCCGCACCGCCTAACTCCAGAGTGGACTTTTTCACATGCTTCGCAGCGATAGCGGAAACCGCTGCGCCTGCGGCTTCTGAGCCGGTGAGTGCTACTCCACGGACTCGGGGATCGGAAATGATCGTCTCTGTAGCGTCGTGACCTGCAAATACGTTTACCAAAAGCCCTTCAGGAGCACCTGCTTCACGGAAAAGCTCAACCATCTTCAACGCCGACTGAGGCACATTAGATGCATGCTTGAGGATGATAGTGTTACCCGCGGTGAACTGCGGAGCACCAATGCGAATAACCTGGTAGTAAGGGAAATTCCAAGGTTCCACAGCATAAAGAACACCCAAAGGCTCGTTCACTATCTGTACGTCTTGCGCACCAAACCCCTGCGCAGGCAAATAGCGCGGAGCTAGCTGTGCTTCACCGTTCTCCACGTAATAGCGCAGCATGTTTATGCAGATATCTACTTCTGCCTCGGCTTCTGCCAGAAGCTTGCCCATCTCCAATGTCAGGACTTCCGCGTACTCGCGCTTCTTGGACTCCAGAATCTCTGCGGCTTTGGCCAACACCTCCACCCGCTCCGAGACGGGCCTGAGACTCCACTCTTTAAAAGTTTCATCCGCACAAGCAATGCCGTGTTGAATGTCCTCTGGAGTGGCCGTAGGGAACTCTTTGAGCACTTCACCGGTATAGGGGTTTGTGGTCTTATAAGCCATATATTTCCTCCTAGGATCTCGCGTGAGCCTCGAACTTTGAGCCCACACTACGCCCGCGTAAGAACACATGCAGCGCTTCCTGACCGTGATGTTCGTCCCCTTTTATCTCGTGGGTAACCCTACGAATTTGTGAGATCTAAGCCTTTGCCTAAACCATCCAAAATAAAATGGATTTTTTTATCCATCCAGCCTCTTTCAATCCACGACGGCTCAGGTAAAAAGAACGCCCGCTCCTCTTCCACCTCTATCTCCTTGTAATGCCTGCGTACCGCCACTATTTGATAATGCGTGGATACCACCGTGTCAAATATAAAATCGATGGCAAATTCCATTCGCTTCTTGTCCCCTGGAAAACCAGCCCTGCGTAGTTGTCCCGTAAATTTTTCAAAGAATTCCTGGAAATATCGAGTAGCCGTCGGCATGGTGATAAGGGCGTGATCGAGCCCCGGATAACGTTCAAACAGTTCCCATAAAAGATCTACTTGTTTTAAAAAAAGCTGATCCCACATGCAATCTGAATCTTCTAAGAGAGATTCTTTGGCAATATATTTTAAACAATCAGCCACCAGATCATCCCGAGACGAGATAACGCGGTACAACGAAGAAGTACCCACCCCCAGCTTCTTTGCCACTTGAGCCAAAGTAAAAGTTTCCAGGCCAATAGATAATGCAGCGTTGATCGCATCCTGCTCATTAAAGCGTGGCTTCGGGCCGGTTTTTAAGCCTGGGGGTGTCATAAACCTAGCTTAGCGCCCAGCCTTTTGCAGCCTTACGACGCTCCCAAAAGCGGCGATACAATCCAGGTTCTGCGTAGAGTTGGGCATGCGTGCCTTTCTGGCAGATGCGACCCGACTCATCCAAAACGATTATTTGGTCCGCCGAGCGAATCGTATCTAATTTGTGTGCAATAACAATAAATGTGGAACGCTCACGTAATTTCTCTACGGAAATCAGAATATTTTCCTCATTTTCCTGGTCCAAGGCAGACGTGGCTTCGTCGAAAAGCACGATCGGAGCCTGTTTAAGCAATGCCCGTGCCACTGAGACTCTTTGGCGTTCGCCCCCGGAAAGCAAAGCACCGCCCTCCCCTACCGGTGTTTCCCAGCCCAAACGCTCAGCGATCGAGGTCACTCCGGCAAGTTCTGCGGCTTTGCGAATCTCCTCTTCCGATGCTTCAGGGCGACCAACCCGAATATTGGCTAATAAAGTGTCATCAAAAAGATAGACATCTTGGAACACCATGGAAAGCTTGGACATGAGCTGTGTGGTGCCCAAATCCCTGACGTCTACACCATCTATCAACACAGCACCACAGTTAACATCCCAGAACCGAGACGCTAAACGCACAAGAGTTGTTTTACCGGAACCCGATGGTCCCACTATTGCGGTAACAGTCCCTGGTTCTACAACAAAACTAATGTCGTTGACCACTGGTTTTTCCGTGTAGCCAAAGGTGACGTTATGAAATTCAACGCGTCCAGATCCATCCCCTGACACCGGAGAAACTGGTTCAGGTAATGCAGGAGACCCTACAATGGGCTCAGCTTCAGCCACTGCAACTCGACCAACATCTAGCCCAACAAAAGCAGTGCCCATTTGTTCTAAGCATCGAGTAAATCGCAAAGTAATTCCGATAATCGCAATAGCTTCTAAGCCGCTAAGAGATCCTTCAACAAATAAATGCGCGCTGACGCTGATGAGCGCTACTACAAAGAATTGGACCACTATTCCATTCAGCAGAAGTGCGCCCGTTGACTGCCATAGTTCACGAAATCGGACAGACCGATCACGTTCTAATGCCTGAGTTAGGGGCATGAAATTGTGTGATCTTCCAGTAGCTCGAAGCACAGGTTGATGCCGGACGTATTCAACAATCCTCGCTGAAAGTTCTCGCCCCGAAGGTAGGGCTTGCTGGGAGGCTTTTCCCCGAATTACGCTCGCCAGCTTCATCACGGCGAGGGCGCATGGTGCGATAATAACAAGTGCTAACCCTAAAAGGGGATCAAAAAACCAACTGCCCACGAGCAAGACGGCTAATGCCGCTGCTTCGCGGAAAAAAGTACCCAGCAGGTGTGCCAGGGTCTCTGTGGCAACCATGAATCGGTCGGAAACCAGTCGCGATATTCCTCCCGTTCGCGCTGGTGTAAACCATCCCAGGGGCAGCGTCGCAAGTTTATCGCCGATAATAGAATGCCCTGTCTTCAAAAAGTCCAATGCAGATTGATAGCCCACCATGGCCGAGAAATACCTCAACGCAAACGAAACGACGGAGATAGCGACCAAGATGCTGAGCCAGCTGCTGATCGACTCACCACGAGTAAGCGCCGTAATAACAGGTAGCAGGATGAGCACGGCAAAGCCGTCGAAAAGCCCGACAAAGGTCACGAGGATCAGATAATAAAGCCGGCGCTTTCTTCCATCCGCACTTTGTAGCTCCCCCAATCTCCGTAAAAGTAGTGGATCAAACATTGATGGCCTCCTGTGGGATCTCTGTAACCGGTGTCAGATGAATTATTTGATCGACTCCACGGATCGATTCTGGTTTGTGTGCAATAACAAGAACTGTTTTTCCGATGACCAAAGTGCTAAGCGCCGACTGGATCTCAGCCTCACAATCGGGATCAGTAGCCGCTGTTGCCTCGTCCAAAATCAAAATCGGGGCCTGCGAAAGTACTGCCCGAGCAATCGAAATTCGCTGCTGCTGGCCGCCGGATAAGGACGTATCTTCTCCCACGATGGTGTCCATCCCCTGAGGTAAGGCCCGGATATCGGCCGCTATGTGGGCTACTCGGGCCGCCTCCCAAATCTCTTCATCCGTGGCATCCGTCCTATACAAAGCAATATTGTCTCGTATGCTCATGCGCAGTATGTGGGGGTCCTGCAACACAAATGAAACCGTGGAATAAAGTGAACTGAAGCTAAGCTCGCGCAGATTTATGCCGTCAATCATGATGCGCCCAGCATCGGGATCTTGAAACCGCGCCAGCATAGTTGCCACAGTTGATTTTCCGGCACCGGACGGTCCAACCAGCGCTGTTATCGTTCCAGGCGCAAGCGTCGCACTAAAGTTTTTTATTACTGGAACTCCTGAGTAAGCAAAACTCACATGTTCAAATTCCACTGTGGGATTACGCTTCTCGACGCTCCGGTTCCCTTCCGACACCGCTTGCAAGGACATCACGGCATCGAGTCGAAGTGCCGCGTTACCAGCGAGTTGGTAGGACCACATCATCATTCCCATGGTTTGGATAGTCCCTGGGATAACAAACGCAACCAGGCTGCTTATCAGTACTTCTGCTACTGTGACCTCACCAACTGCCAAAAGTATTGAGCCACCACCAACGTTGATGAGTAACAGCAATGGAATCGCAATGACTGAATCGGATACAGCGCTGACCTTTAATAACGGCCTCACCCACGCGTAGTAAAAAGCAGAAAATCTATCCGCAGCTTCTTGATAACGCCGATGCGCTTTCCCCACGGTCCCAAAGGCTTTCACTACGGCGATCCCCTCTGCAAACTCAACTGCGGTAGCAGAAACATCACCTAAATACGTGTCCATTTCTGCCGTTTTGTCTCCCATGCCTTTCATCGAATACGCCTGTATGGCGAGGTAGACAGGTACCGTCGCAACAGCAAGGATCCCCAGACGCCAGTCAATGCTAAAAACATAAAGTAGGAGCGCCAGAGGGGTCGCAATCGCGGTGACCGTATCCACCGGAGCATGAGCGGTCAGCGAATGCAGAGTTATGGTGTCGTCTTCTATCGCCTTGCGTACTTTTCCAGAATTTGTTTGGCCACACCACGCTAGTGGTGCACGTCCAATCGCACGGATAATGCGTTGCCGGTTAAGGCTGACCAGTTTCGCATCTGCAAGATGCGAAATAAGAAGGGCTATGAAGTACAAAGAAAGTTGGCTTAAAAAAGCAACGATCAACCATTTCACAGTCTCTTTTATTAAGCCCACGTTGCCTTGTGCAAACGCATCTTCCAAAGCCACCAACGCTATATAAGGAGCTACAGACAATAGCGCAGAACAAAACGCAATAAATTGCGCACAATAGAGCTGGGCTCGAACAGGCTTGAGCAATTTTCGCAATGCCTTCTGCCCATTTTTAAGCTTATCTTTCGGCGAAACTTCTGCTACCGCATTAGTTGTCATTAGCCTTCACTTCTTCCCACGATGTATGAGTTATTTTGTTTATGTTCTCCATATTCACCAGTCGAGTTGCAGATTCTTCAATGAGTTCCGCATCGTGTGTGATCACTATGACTACGGCACCTTGTGCGGCGAGACTACGCAGGTGAAGAGCAATTTCTTTGAGATGACGCCATCCCACTCCAGAGGTGGGTTCGTCGAAAATGTAAACCTTGGACTTTTGCGCACGAGCGGTAGTAATCACTAACCGTTGTTGCTGTCCACCAGACAAAGCCTGCGGGTGGCACTTTTCGTATCCGCTTAAACCCGATTGCTTCAAGAGCAAAGGAATATCCACATAACTACGTGCCGTCGGAGAAAGTCCTAGGGTCACTTCTTCTTCCACTGTGGCAGCAAAAAGTTGGCGACCTACGTCTTGCATCACCAGATAACAAGTTCGTTGCCGTGCCACTGCAGACAATGAGCGACCGTTTAAAGAAATTCGGGCCCCTCGACCAGGTTTTTCTAAACCGCATATAACACGGGCAAGCGTAGTTTTCCCACTACCATTTGGGCCCACCACTACCGTCACTTCACCCGCAGCAAAACCCACATGATCAATGCTCAACACAGCATTATCGCCGTAGGAGAAGCGGATATTTTCCAGTCTGAGATCGTCTCTATCCGAGGAAGGAAAATCCGTTATCGGTACCGGTTCAAAGGACCTCAACCCCAAATGTTTTCTCTCAGTGTCATGTAGAGCATAGAAGTCTTCAGCCGAAAAGCTTTTCTGTATTCTCCCGTCTCTCAGATACAGAACTTCATCTACCAGGCCTTTCATGCACCCCACACGATGCTCTGCAATAACAAGCGTCATTCCCAGTGCACGAAGCCGGGTTATGCACGAACGCAATGTTTCTATTGCCTTCGGGGATAGATTTGACGTTGGCTCGTCGAAAAGCACGATGTCGCCGGGCGTTGTAAGGGCGCAAGCACATGCCAATTTTTGTAGTTGTCCGCCAGAAAGCTCTTGCAATCGGCGCCCCCGGAGGTCCGAAATTTCCATAAGCTCAACCGCACGATCTACGCGGCTGTGGATCGCATACGGAGAAACCCCTAAGTTCTCCAGACCAAACGCTAGTTCAGAATCTACATGTTCAGTAAAAAACTGTGTGCGAGGGTTCTGAAAAACACTCGCACTATATTCAATAGCTCGCGATAGCGGTTGTTCCGAAGGCACAAACTTTTCCGTCAAAGTGCTAAGTTGCAGGATTCCGTTCAGTTCGCCGGGATAAAAATGAGGAGCTAGACCACTGATGAGTCGCAGAAAAGTACTTTTCCCTGCCCCGGAGTCTCCCGTAAGCAACACAGTGGTTCCAGGTTTTATCTCATAGGTAATGTCATGCAGACAACCCCGGAGCGCATGCGGTCCCATAGCATATTCAAAGCTAAGGTTCTTTATCTCGATACCAGCGCGTTGGGTCATGCTGACCACCACAAGGAGCTAACAGTCACGAGAAGAAGCGATAATATCCCCGCATCAACCACTCGAAACCGCAATGTAGTGACAGTAGTCGGATATGATTCACCGCCCAGTCCTCGTATGAGCGCCGCAGCAGCCAGCTCATCTCCGACCCTCATTACTGCGCCAAGTAATGGAATCATAAACATCCCTGAGGATTGAACAGGTCGACGGATCCAGGACCATACTCCCGGCCTTAACCCTCGTAGCTGCATGGCGTCATAAATCGCCCGAGCCTCCGCGAGAATAACGGGCACAATCCGCAGGAATACTACAGGCGGGATGGTCAACCACTGCGGCAACTTTAAGCGTCGCAATGCCGAAGTAAGATTCGAAGGCGTCAGTGTAGCTAAGGCAAACAACCCTACTGATACGCTGACGGAGAAGCGGCTAAACCACATCAACGTTGCTGCTAGAAAAGCTATTGCAGTGTTTGCACTTGGCAGACTAAGGATTCCACGGTATGCCAAATAGAATCCTAGAAAAAATGCAA from Corynebacterium ulcerans carries:
- a CDS encoding energy-coupling factor transporter transmembrane component T family protein, whose protein sequence is MILKQCDPRTVIVAVVVINMSVLSSASTATLFLCAGCAALALSLVRIRYGLWSVAFFLGFYLAYRGILSLPSANTAIAFLAATLMWFSRFSVSVSVGLFALATLTPSNLTSALRRLKLPQWLTIPPVVFLRIVPVILAEARAIYDAMQLRGLRPGVWSWIRRPVQSSGMFMIPLLGAVMRVGDELAAAALIRGLGGESYPTTVTTLRFRVVDAGILSLLLVTVSSLWWSA
- a CDS encoding ABC transporter ATP-binding protein; translated protein: MTQRAGIEIKNLSFEYAMGPHALRGCLHDITYEIKPGTTVLLTGDSGAGKSTFLRLISGLAPHFYPGELNGILQLSTLTEKFVPSEQPLSRAIEYSASVFQNPRTQFFTEHVDSELAFGLENLGVSPYAIHSRVDRAVELMEISDLRGRRLQELSGGQLQKLACACALTTPGDIVLFDEPTSNLSPKAIETLRSCITRLRALGMTLVIAEHRVGCMKGLVDEVLYLRDGRIQKSFSAEDFYALHDTERKHLGLRSFEPVPITDFPSSDRDDLRLENIRFSYGDNAVLSIDHVGFAAGEVTVVVGPNGSGKTTLARVICGLEKPGRGARISLNGRSLSAVARQRTCYLVMQDVGRQLFAATVEEEVTLGLSPTARSYVDIPLLLKQSGLSGYEKCHPQALSGGQQQRLVITTARAQKSKVYIFDEPTSGVGWRHLKEIALHLRSLAAQGAVVIVITHDAELIEESATRLVNMENINKITHTSWEEVKANDN
- a CDS encoding NAD-dependent succinate-semialdehyde dehydrogenase; the protein is MAYKTTNPYTGEVLKEFPTATPEDIQHGIACADETFKEWSLRPVSERVEVLAKAAEILESKKREYAEVLTLEMGKLLAEAEAEVDICINMLRYYVENGEAQLAPRYLPAQGFGAQDVQIVNEPLGVLYAVEPWNFPYYQVIRIGAPQFTAGNTIILKHASNVPQSALKMVELFREAGAPEGLLVNVFAGHDATETIISDPRVRGVALTGSEAAGAAVSAIAAKHVKKSTLELGGADAFIVLNDAQLDKAVEWAVFGRHWNAGQVCCSSKRIIVEEGLYDAFLNQYKAKVAELKAGDPMDPETQLAPLSSQQAADDLGKLVEKARSEGATVEELGVVIPEHGSFFPPMILTDIPLDSDTAHAEFFGPVSQIYRARDVDHAVEIANSSPFGLGGSVFTEDKDKAHAVARRLDTGMVYINQPTGVKADIPFGGTKRSGFGRELTDLGLHEFVNQKVVVVTDIDGDF
- a CDS encoding TetR/AcrR family transcriptional regulator — encoded protein: MTPPGLKTGPKPRFNEQDAINAALSIGLETFTLAQVAKKLGVGTSSLYRVISSRDDLVADCLKYIAKESLLEDSDCMWDQLFLKQVDLLWELFERYPGLDHALITMPTATRYFQEFFEKFTGQLRRAGFPGDKKRMEFAIDFIFDTVVSTHYQIVAVRRHYKEIEVEEERAFFLPEPSWIERGWMDKKIHFILDGLGKGLDLTNS
- a CDS encoding ABC transporter ATP-binding protein gives rise to the protein MFDPLLLRRLGELQSADGRKRRLYYLILVTFVGLFDGFAVLILLPVITALTRGESISSWLSILVAISVVSFALRYFSAMVGYQSALDFLKTGHSIIGDKLATLPLGWFTPARTGGISRLVSDRFMVATETLAHLLGTFFREAAALAVLLVGSWFFDPLLGLALVIIAPCALAVMKLASVIRGKASQQALPSGRELSARIVEYVRHQPVLRATGRSHNFMPLTQALERDRSVRFRELWQSTGALLLNGIVVQFFVVALISVSAHLFVEGSLSGLEAIAIIGITLRFTRCLEQMGTAFVGLDVGRVAVAEAEPIVGSPALPEPVSPVSGDGSGRVEFHNVTFGYTEKPVVNDISFVVEPGTVTAIVGPSGSGKTTLVRLASRFWDVNCGAVLIDGVDVRDLGTTQLMSKLSMVFQDVYLFDDTLLANIRVGRPEASEEEIRKAAELAGVTSIAERLGWETPVGEGGALLSGGERQRVSVARALLKQAPIVLFDEATSALDQENEENILISVEKLRERSTFIVIAHKLDTIRSADQIIVLDESGRICQKGTHAQLYAEPGLYRRFWERRKAAKGWALS
- a CDS encoding ABC transporter ATP-binding protein, translated to MTTNAVAEVSPKDKLKNGQKALRKLLKPVRAQLYCAQFIAFCSALLSVAPYIALVALEDAFAQGNVGLIKETVKWLIVAFLSQLSLYFIALLISHLADAKLVSLNRQRIIRAIGRAPLAWCGQTNSGKVRKAIEDDTITLHSLTAHAPVDTVTAIATPLALLLYVFSIDWRLGILAVATVPVYLAIQAYSMKGMGDKTAEMDTYLGDVSATAVEFAEGIAVVKAFGTVGKAHRRYQEAADRFSAFYYAWVRPLLKVSAVSDSVIAIPLLLLINVGGGSILLAVGEVTVAEVLISSLVAFVIPGTIQTMGMMMWSYQLAGNAALRLDAVMSLQAVSEGNRSVEKRNPTVEFEHVSFAYSGVPVIKNFSATLAPGTITALVGPSGAGKSTVATMLARFQDPDAGRIMIDGINLRELSFSSLYSTVSFVLQDPHILRMSIRDNIALYRTDATDEEIWEAARVAHIAADIRALPQGMDTIVGEDTSLSGGQQQRISIARAVLSQAPILILDEATAATDPDCEAEIQSALSTLVIGKTVLVIAHKPESIRGVDQIIHLTPVTEIPQEAINV